The Belonocnema kinseyi isolate 2016_QV_RU_SX_M_011 chromosome 10, B_treatae_v1, whole genome shotgun sequence genome has a window encoding:
- the LOC117181936 gene encoding uncharacterized protein LOC117181936, which yields MTSTDPTSFRTESDEKDDRRTSLSPKPRPTNFGNSKSAFESLALDVSFSGLASTSTPNAPRTSRTRFESQESEERDPELWEDIGVVEYLERGLSPRDESTPEDREETLRQVLSETDIHEGDGDLSDFLFHVARTKHGRIYIRVIRTLLLNRGRLPVPLVMSNYGPQLLAILLNLFFFIYNLSP from the coding sequence ATGACCAGCACCGACCCGACCTCATTTCGCACTGAAAGCGACGAAAAAGATGATCGTCGCACCAGCTTGTCTCCCAAACCCAGACCAACAAATTTCGGAAACTCAAAATCAGCTTTTGAGTCGCTGGCCCTCGACGTCTCTTTTTCCGGACTTGCAAGTACTTCGACTCCAAATGCCCCCAGGACTTCCAGAACTCGTTTTGAAAGTCAAGAGTCGGAGGAAAGAGACCCTGAGCTCTGGGAGGACATTGGGGTTGTTGAGTATCTGGAGCGAGGACTCAGTCCTCGGGATGAAAGCACGCCAGAGGATCGGGAGGAAACCCTCAGACAAGTTTTGTCTGAGACAGATATTCACGAAGGAGATGGGGACCTCTCGGATTTTTTATTCCACGTAGCGAGAACCAAACATGGCAGAATCTACATCAGGGTCATTCGTACACTGCTCTTAAATCGAGGTAGGCTTCCAGTTCCGCTAGTGATGAGCAATTATGGTCCTCAATTACTCGCCATCTTACTCAATTTGTTCTTCTTTATTTACAATTTGTCCCCTTGA